The genomic interval GCCTTTCTCCTCCTGTTGATTACCGGGCCTTTCCTCCTCCTGATCGCCTTGGCCATCCGGGTTAGTTACGGTTCCCCCGTCCTGTTCACGCAAATGCGGAGCGGGCGCCATGGCAGACCCTTCGTCATGTATAAGTTCCGTACGATGGTGAACACGGCGGAACAGAAGCAGGAAGAACTGGCCGCCTTCAACGAAATGGGGGGGCCCGTCTTTAAAATGAGCAACGATCCCCGGGTAACTCCATTGGGCAAGTGGCTCCGCCGCACAAGCTTGGACGAGTTTCCCCAGCTCTGGAATGTCTTGAGGGGGGAAATGAGCCTCGTCGGCCCCCGGCCCTTGCCGGTCCGGGAAACCGAAAAATTCAGCGACTACACCCAGCGCCGCCGGTTGAGCGTCAAACCGGGGCTAACCTGCCTCTGGCAGATTGCCGGGCGCAACGAGATCAAGGACTTCTCTGATTGGGTGCGCCTGGATCTGGAATACATCGACCACTGGAGCTTCTGGGGGGACCTCCGCATCCTTCTGAAGACCATCCCCGTCGTCCTTTGGGGGAGGGGGGCCAAGTAGGCAAAATTCTGCTTGTCACGGCGGTTGGCTTCTCTACGCTAGCCCCCTCACACAAAGAATATGGAAAAGAACGAAAAGACCGCTGTGGTCAATGAGTTGAAGCTCCACGAGTCCGACACCGGGTCGGCCGACGTGCAGATCGCCCTCCTCACCCACCGTATCAACGACCTGACCTCCCACCTTCAGCAGTTTAAGAAGGATCACAGCTCCCGCCGTGGCCTCCTTCGCATGGTCAATCGCCGGCGCAAGCTGCTCGATTACCTTAACGGGACCAATCCGTCCCGTTATAAGCAGGTGCTGGCCAAGCTGAGCCTGCGCAAGTAACCGTCGCGCCAGTCCTTCGGGACTGGCGTTTTCGTTTACAGACAGCGCGCGTGGCGCCCTTGGGGGGCGCTCCGCTCAGTTTAAGTCACTTCTCTCTGCGGATCGGTCACGCTCCCCGTGCCCAGGCCCGCATCCACTCATACAAAAATAAGGAAATAATACATATGGATACCGCAACCCGCCTCTCGACCCAGTTCGGGGCCAATCAGATCACCTTCGAAACCGGCAAGCTCGCCAAACTGGCCGACGGCGCCGTCACCGTCACCTACGGCGAGACCATGGTCATCGTCACGGCCGTCTCCGCCACCACCATCAAGCAGGGCCAGGACTTCTTCCCCCTGACCGTCGAATACCGCGAGCGCGCCGCCGCCGTCGGCCGCATCCCCGGCGGCTACTTCCGCCGTGAGGGCCGCCCCTCCGAGAAGGAAATCCTCACCTGCCGCATGACGGACCGCCCGCTCCGCCCCCTCTTCCCGAAGGGCTACCTCTACGACACCCAGATCATCACCACCCTCCTCTCCGCGGACGGCGTGAATGACCCCGACATCCTGAGCATCAACGGCGCCTCCGCCGCCCTCATGGTCTCCGACATTCCCTTCGCCGGCCCCATCGGCGCCACGCGCGTCGGCCGCGTCGACGGCAAGCTCGTCATCAACCCCACCCATGAGCAGCGCTCCATGAGCGACCTGGACCTCGTCTACGTCGGCACGGAGAAGGAAGTCCTCATGATCGAAGGCAGCGCCGAAGAGCTGCCCGAGGAAGAGTTCAACGCCGCCCTGGAATTCGCCCAGAAGGAAATCCAGGCCGTCGTCTCCCTGCAGAAGGAACTGGCCGCCAAGGCCGGCAAGGCCAAGCGCCAGGTGCCCCTCTTCACCGTCGGCCAGGAACTGCTGGAAATCGCCTACTCCGTCGCGGGCGACCGCATCGAAGGGGCCATCTACACCCCCCGCAAGGTCGAGCGCCAGAAGAACGTCGACGCCCTCAAGGCCGAGGTGAAAGCCAAGATCCTGGAAGCCCATCCCACGGCCACCGACTTTGAGATCAGCTCCGCCTTCGACTACCTGCAGAAGAAGGCCTTCCGCAAGAGCGTCCTGGAAGGCGGCAAGCGCGCCGACGGGCGCGGCGCCAATGACATCCGCCAGCTCTCCGGCGAGACCGGCATCCTGCCGCGCTCCCACGGTTCCTCCCTCTTCGCCCGCGGCGAGACCCAGGCCGTCTGTCTGGCCACCCTGGCCTCCGTCAGCGAAGCCCAGGAGCTCGACGGCTACACCGGCGGCGAGACCAGCAAGCGCTTCATCCTCCACTACAACTTCCCGCCGTTCAGCGTGGGCGAGACGGGCCGCGTCGGCGGCCTGAACCGCCGCGAGATCGGCCACGGCGCGCTCGCCGAGCGCTCCATCCTGGCCGCCCTCCCCAGCGAGAGCGACTTCCCCTACGCCATCCGCGTCAGCTCCGAGGTGATGGAGTCCAACGGCTCCACCTCCATGGCCTCCGTCTGCGGCGGCGTCCTGGCCCTCCTGGACGCGGGCGTGCCCCTGAAGGCCCCCGTCGCCGGCATCTCCGTCGGCCTCGTCACCGAGTTCCAGAACGACCAGATGGTGAAGCACCTCCTGCTCGACGACATCATCGGCAGCGAAGACCACTTCGGCGACATGGACTTCAAGCTCTGCGGCACCGGCACCGGCGTCACCGGCTTCCAGCTGGACCTCAAGCTCCCCGGCATCCCGCTCTCCCTCCTGAAGGACGCCGTGGCCCGCGCGAAGACCTCCCGCACCAAGATCCTGGCCTTCATGGACACCGTCATCAAGGGGCCGAAGGAGCTGTCCAAGTACGCTCCGCGCATCCACACCCTGCGCATCGACCCGGACAAGATCGGCCTCCTCATCGGGCCCGGCGGCAAGACCATCAAGAGCATCACCGCGGAAAGCGGCGCCGAAATCAACATCGAGGACGACGGCACCGTCATGATCTACTGCAACAACGCCGAGGGCATGGAAGTGGCCCAGCAGATGATCAGCGACCTGACCGGCGAGGTCGAGGTGGGCAAGCTCTACCGCGGCCGCGTTACCGGCATCAAGGAATTCGGCTGCTTCGTCGAGATCATGCCCGGCCGCGAAGGCCTGGTCCACATCTCCGAGCTTTCCGACACGAACGTGCGCCGCACCGAGGACGCCGTGAAGATGGGCGAGGAAGTCTGGGTCAAGTGCATCGGCGTGGACGACCGCAACCGCGTGAAGCTCAGCCGCAAGGCCGCCCTCAAGGAACGCGCCGCCACGGCCGCCAACTAAGGAACCGGTAGCCATGCCTCTTCCCGTCGGCAGCAAGGCCCCGGACTTCGTCCTCAAGACGAAGACGGCCGAGGGCCTCGTGGACGTCCGCCTTTCCGACTTTGCCGGAAAGCAGAACGTGGTGCTGGTCTTCTTCCCGCTGGCCTTCACCAGCGTCTGCACGCAGGAGCTGTGCGACCTCTCCTCCGGCCTGGCGTCCTACAAGGACGTCAACGCCCAGGTCCTCGGCATCAGCGTGGACAGCCCGTTCACCCAGGAAATCTTCGCGCAGAAGGAGAAGATCGCCTTCCCCCTCCTGAGCGACCTGAACAAGGAAACGGCCAAGGCCTACGACGTCGTCTTCCGCAACCTGGCCGGCATCGGCGACACCTCGGCCCGCGCGGCCTTCGTCGTCGACAAGGAGGGAACCATCGCCTACAGCGAGCAGACCCCCACGCCCAAGGACCTGCCGAACTTCGCCGCGGTCAAAGAGACCCTGGCCAAGCTGAAGTAAGGGATTCCTTAGCAAAGAAAAAGGCGCTCCGGATACCGGAGCGCCTTTTTTTGTGCCGTCTTTGACGGCTACGCCTTCACCTTGGCGAAGAAGCGCTTGCCGCACTTCACCACCGTCTCGGTGGAGCAATCGATCGGGGCCATGGGGTCGACGACTTTCTCTCCCGCCACGGTGACGCCGCCCTGGGTGATGAGGCGGCGCGCCTCGCTGCCGCTGGAGGCGGCCTTGATCTCCTGCAGGAGCTTCGCCAGCGGGAGCTTGTTCTCGGAAAGGGTGAAGGACGGGATCTCGTCCGGCAGCTGGTGCTGGGAGAAAACCTTCTCAAACCCCTCGCGCGCCTGGCGGGCGGCTTCCCCGTTGTGGAAGCGGGTG from Verrucomicrobium sp. carries:
- a CDS encoding polyribonucleotide nucleotidyltransferase; this encodes MDTATRLSTQFGANQITFETGKLAKLADGAVTVTYGETMVIVTAVSATTIKQGQDFFPLTVEYRERAAAVGRIPGGYFRREGRPSEKEILTCRMTDRPLRPLFPKGYLYDTQIITTLLSADGVNDPDILSINGASAALMVSDIPFAGPIGATRVGRVDGKLVINPTHEQRSMSDLDLVYVGTEKEVLMIEGSAEELPEEEFNAALEFAQKEIQAVVSLQKELAAKAGKAKRQVPLFTVGQELLEIAYSVAGDRIEGAIYTPRKVERQKNVDALKAEVKAKILEAHPTATDFEISSAFDYLQKKAFRKSVLEGGKRADGRGANDIRQLSGETGILPRSHGSSLFARGETQAVCLATLASVSEAQELDGYTGGETSKRFILHYNFPPFSVGETGRVGGLNRREIGHGALAERSILAALPSESDFPYAIRVSSEVMESNGSTSMASVCGGVLALLDAGVPLKAPVAGISVGLVTEFQNDQMVKHLLLDDIIGSEDHFGDMDFKLCGTGTGVTGFQLDLKLPGIPLSLLKDAVARAKTSRTKILAFMDTVIKGPKELSKYAPRIHTLRIDPDKIGLLIGPGGKTIKSITAESGAEINIEDDGTVMIYCNNAEGMEVAQQMISDLTGEVEVGKLYRGRVTGIKEFGCFVEIMPGREGLVHISELSDTNVRRTEDAVKMGEEVWVKCIGVDDRNRVKLSRKAALKERAATAAN
- a CDS encoding redoxin domain-containing protein; this encodes MPLPVGSKAPDFVLKTKTAEGLVDVRLSDFAGKQNVVLVFFPLAFTSVCTQELCDLSSGLASYKDVNAQVLGISVDSPFTQEIFAQKEKIAFPLLSDLNKETAKAYDVVFRNLAGIGDTSARAAFVVDKEGTIAYSEQTPTPKDLPNFAAVKETLAKLK
- the rpsO gene encoding 30S ribosomal protein S15, with the translated sequence MEKNEKTAVVNELKLHESDTGSADVQIALLTHRINDLTSHLQQFKKDHSSRRGLLRMVNRRRKLLDYLNGTNPSRYKQVLAKLSLRK